A stretch of Lysobacter sp. K5869 DNA encodes these proteins:
- the rho gene encoding transcription termination factor Rho codes for MSDKTPDAGDTAEKRVRKPRASKAAEAAPAVVADASPLIPAPMPASDPAPAAAPAPRPAKAAASAPAAAGESAPAASGAAETAAPQNNGNHNGHANEGGGSSNNPQQQGQQNQGGQQRDGGYDNRGGNNNRRDRFRNRRERDRNNRQQQRGGNGGEDFGDNGNGENFVPRPHPQVPEGFPQYSLGDLKRMPAPKLLEIAEQLQITDGVARARKQDVIFALLKVLTRHGEGVAADGVLEILPDGFGFLRAAEASYLAGPDDTYISPSQIRRFNLRTGDHLSGRIRFPKDGERYFALSVVDSINGEPLEASKNKVLFENLTPLFPRKRFRLERGDGSTEDITGRILDLMAPQGKGQRALIVSPPKAGKTMMMQQVATAITTNHPDVHLIVLLVDERPEEVTEMQRTVRGEVVSSTFDEPAARHVQVAEMVIERAKRLVEHKKDVVILLDSITRLARAYNNVVPSSGKVLTGGVDANALHRPKRFFGAARNVEEGGSLTIIATALIDTGSKMDEVIYEEFKGTGNSEVHLDRRIAEKRVYPAININRSGTRREDLLIEPELLQKIWILRKLLHGMDEIGAMEFLLDKMKTTKSNDEFFSSMKR; via the coding sequence TTGTCCGATAAGACCCCCGACGCTGGCGACACCGCCGAGAAGCGCGTGCGCAAGCCGCGCGCCAGCAAAGCCGCCGAGGCCGCTCCGGCCGTGGTCGCCGATGCCAGCCCCCTGATTCCCGCGCCGATGCCCGCGAGCGACCCCGCTCCGGCAGCCGCGCCCGCGCCGCGCCCGGCCAAGGCCGCCGCGTCCGCCCCGGCCGCCGCCGGCGAGTCCGCTCCGGCCGCCTCCGGCGCCGCCGAGACCGCCGCGCCGCAGAACAACGGCAACCACAACGGCCACGCCAACGAAGGCGGCGGCTCGTCCAACAACCCGCAGCAGCAAGGCCAGCAGAACCAGGGCGGCCAGCAGCGCGACGGCGGTTACGACAACCGCGGCGGCAACAACAACCGCCGCGACCGCTTCCGCAACCGCCGCGAGCGCGACCGCAACAACCGCCAGCAACAGCGCGGCGGCAACGGCGGCGAAGACTTCGGCGACAACGGCAACGGCGAGAACTTCGTCCCGCGCCCGCACCCGCAGGTGCCCGAGGGCTTCCCGCAGTACTCGCTGGGCGACCTCAAGCGCATGCCCGCGCCGAAGCTGCTGGAAATCGCCGAACAGCTGCAGATCACCGACGGCGTGGCCCGCGCGCGCAAGCAGGACGTGATCTTCGCGCTGCTCAAGGTGCTGACCCGCCACGGCGAAGGCGTCGCCGCCGACGGCGTGCTGGAAATCCTGCCCGACGGGTTCGGCTTCCTGCGCGCGGCCGAGGCCAGCTACCTCGCCGGCCCGGACGACACCTACATCTCGCCGAGCCAGATCCGCCGCTTCAACCTGCGCACCGGCGACCACCTCTCCGGCCGCATCCGCTTCCCCAAGGACGGCGAGCGCTACTTCGCCCTGTCGGTCGTCGACAGCATCAACGGCGAGCCGCTGGAAGCGTCGAAGAACAAGGTCCTGTTCGAGAACCTGACCCCGCTGTTCCCGCGCAAGCGCTTCCGCCTGGAACGCGGCGACGGGTCCACCGAGGACATCACCGGCCGCATCCTCGATCTGATGGCCCCACAGGGCAAGGGTCAGCGCGCGCTGATCGTCTCGCCGCCGAAGGCCGGTAAGACGATGATGATGCAGCAGGTCGCCACCGCCATCACCACCAACCACCCGGACGTGCACCTGATCGTGCTGCTGGTGGACGAGCGTCCGGAAGAAGTGACCGAAATGCAGCGCACCGTGCGCGGCGAAGTGGTCTCCTCCACGTTCGACGAACCCGCCGCGCGCCACGTGCAGGTCGCCGAAATGGTGATCGAGCGCGCCAAGCGCCTGGTCGAACACAAGAAGGACGTGGTGATCCTGCTCGACTCGATCACCCGCCTGGCCCGCGCCTACAACAACGTGGTGCCGTCCTCGGGCAAGGTGCTCACCGGCGGCGTCGACGCCAACGCTCTGCACCGTCCCAAGCGCTTCTTCGGCGCCGCGCGCAACGTCGAAGAAGGCGGCTCGCTGACGATCATCGCCACCGCGCTGATCGACACCGGCAGCAAGATGGACGAGGTGATCTACGAAGAGTTCAAGGGCACCGGCAACTCCGAAGTGCACCTGGACCGCCGCATCGCCGAGAAGCGCGTCTACCCGGCCATCAACATCAACCGCTCCGGCACCCGCCGCGAGGACCTGCTGATCGAGCCGGAACTGCTGCAGAAGATCTGGATCCTGCGCAAGCTGCTGCACGGCATGGACGAGATCGGCGCGATGGAGTTCCTGCTGGACAAGATGAAGACGACCAAGTCGAACGACGAGTTCTTCAGTTCGATGAAGCGCTGA
- a CDS encoding Ohr family peroxiredoxin encodes MSPLQPPPTHLLDKYRGEDAVALYTGRVSVRGGEAGHGRASGVVRSDDGALAVELRLPSELGGPGGGSNPEQLLAAGYAACFHGALVLLAQRAGMALSEVRVDAAVTFARDPIDGLFLLSAEIRVRLPGLDRALAAELVRNTERVCPYAKMFRQGIEHVVTVEP; translated from the coding sequence ATGTCTCCGCTGCAGCCTCCACCGACCCATCTGTTGGACAAATACCGCGGCGAGGACGCCGTCGCGCTCTACACCGGCCGCGTCAGTGTGCGCGGCGGCGAAGCGGGGCACGGCCGCGCGTCCGGCGTGGTGCGTTCCGACGACGGCGCGCTCGCGGTGGAACTGCGCTTGCCGTCCGAACTCGGCGGGCCCGGCGGCGGCAGCAATCCCGAGCAATTGTTGGCCGCCGGTTACGCCGCCTGCTTCCATGGCGCGTTGGTGTTGTTGGCGCAGCGCGCGGGCATGGCGTTGAGCGAGGTTCGCGTGGACGCCGCGGTGACGTTCGCGCGCGATCCGATCGACGGCTTGTTCCTGCTCTCGGCCGAGATCCGCGTGCGCCTCCCCGGCCTGGATCGCGCGCTGGCGGCGGAACTGGTGCGCAACACCGAGCGCGTTTGTCCGTACGCGAAGATGTTTCGGCAGGGCATCGAGCATGTGGTGACGGTCGAGCCGTAA
- a CDS encoding SDR family oxidoreductase encodes MKFLVIGGTGLIGSKVVAQLRANGHEAVPAAPSTGVDILTGAGLDAAMAGADVVIDLSNSPSFEDEAVLNFFRAAGRTLLDAEARAGVKHHLALSVVGTQKLSESGYFRAKIAQERLIRDSGQAYTIVHSTQFFEFLPGIVQAGADGGTVRLPQALIQPIAAEDVAEAVARYAQAAPANGIVEIAGPEREPMASLAQRFMSIVQDPREAVADADARYFGARLQRGTLVPDGEAWLGAMNFERWLEQSEYARYATRV; translated from the coding sequence ATGAAATTCCTCGTCATCGGCGGTACCGGCCTGATCGGCAGCAAGGTGGTGGCGCAGCTGCGCGCGAACGGGCACGAGGCCGTGCCCGCCGCGCCGTCGACCGGCGTCGACATCCTCACCGGCGCCGGACTCGATGCGGCGATGGCCGGCGCCGACGTCGTGATCGACTTGTCCAACTCGCCGTCGTTCGAGGACGAGGCGGTGCTGAACTTCTTCCGCGCCGCCGGGCGCACCCTCCTCGATGCCGAAGCGCGCGCCGGAGTGAAGCATCATCTGGCGCTGTCGGTGGTCGGCACGCAGAAGCTAAGCGAGAGCGGCTATTTCCGCGCCAAGATCGCGCAGGAGCGACTGATCCGCGACTCCGGGCAGGCGTACACCATCGTCCACTCGACCCAGTTCTTCGAGTTCCTGCCCGGCATCGTGCAAGCCGGCGCCGACGGCGGGACCGTGCGCCTGCCGCAAGCCTTGATCCAACCCATCGCCGCCGAAGACGTGGCCGAGGCGGTCGCGCGCTACGCCCAGGCCGCGCCCGCCAACGGCATCGTCGAGATCGCCGGCCCCGAGCGCGAGCCGATGGCGAGCCTGGCGCAGCGCTTCATGAGCATCGTGCAGGACCCACGCGAAGCGGTCGCCGACGCCGACGCGCGTTACTTCGGCGCGCGTTTGCAGCGCGGCACCTTGGTGCCGGACGGCGAGGCGTGGCTGGGCGCGATGAACTTCGAACGCTGGCTGGAACAGTCCGAGTACGCGCGCTACGCGACGCGGGTCTGA
- a CDS encoding LysR family transcriptional regulator: MSALAQAERHEPLPSADALSSGFSASYAGVVAFIAVATEGSFARAADRLGIGRSAVSRSVQKLEGQVGARLFSRTTRSTSLTPEGELFFDNCRPGVERILQALEDMRDLRDGPPRGQLRIGAAPGFGRKVLAPLLREFRLRHPGIAIELSLDERAPDLAVDRLDLAFRDGRLDDSQVIAKQLIPMQWLVCASSQYARRHGLPATVAELDARACLNRRLPNGRLRAWEFKVDGRAHSPTPPAELVFNDDELLLQAALDGQGLAQLPAYLACDALRAGTLVRCLGGYAPDDGGHYLCYLSRHQLPKRVRAFIDFVTARVRALDLDCALDPGCACAAPPAP, translated from the coding sequence ATGAGCGCTCTCGCGCAAGCCGAGCGCCACGAGCCGCTGCCGTCGGCGGACGCGCTGTCGTCGGGGTTCTCGGCCAGCTACGCGGGCGTGGTCGCCTTCATCGCCGTCGCCACCGAGGGCAGCTTCGCCCGCGCCGCCGACCGCCTCGGCATCGGCCGCTCGGCGGTGAGCCGCAGCGTGCAGAAGCTCGAAGGGCAGGTCGGCGCGCGTTTGTTCTCGCGCACCACGCGGTCGACTTCGCTGACGCCGGAGGGCGAGTTGTTCTTCGACAACTGCCGGCCCGGGGTCGAGCGTATCCTGCAAGCGCTGGAGGACATGCGCGATCTGCGCGACGGCCCGCCGCGCGGGCAATTGCGCATCGGCGCGGCGCCCGGTTTCGGCCGCAAGGTGCTGGCGCCGCTGCTGCGCGAGTTCCGCCTGCGCCATCCCGGCATCGCCATCGAACTGAGTTTGGACGAACGCGCGCCCGATCTGGCCGTGGATCGGCTCGATCTGGCCTTCCGCGACGGCCGCCTCGACGACAGTCAGGTGATCGCCAAGCAACTGATTCCGATGCAATGGCTGGTGTGCGCATCGTCGCAGTACGCGCGACGCCACGGCCTGCCGGCGACGGTCGCCGAACTCGACGCGCGTGCTTGCTTGAACCGCCGTTTGCCCAACGGCCGCCTGCGCGCATGGGAGTTCAAGGTCGACGGCCGCGCGCATTCGCCGACGCCGCCGGCCGAGCTGGTGTTCAACGACGACGAACTGCTGCTGCAGGCGGCGCTGGACGGGCAAGGTTTGGCGCAACTGCCGGCGTATCTGGCCTGCGACGCGCTGCGCGCCGGCACGCTGGTGCGCTGCCTCGGCGGCTACGCGCCCGACGACGGCGGCCATTACTTGTGCTACCTCAGCCGCCATCAGCTGCCCAAGCGCGTGCGCGCGTTCATCGATTTCGTCACCGCGCGGGTGCGCGCGCTCGATCTGGACTGCGCGCTCGACCCGGGCTGCGCCTGCGCCGCGCCGCCCGCGCCGTGA
- a CDS encoding sigma factor-like helix-turn-helix DNA-binding protein produces MNASRPAPSRPIPPANAERVWCEFLVALDALPPAARAAFLLYAVFEAGYDDIAALIGEPAPACREHVARARAQTLARVAALYAREGAAP; encoded by the coding sequence ATGAACGCGTCCCGCCCCGCCCCAAGCCGCCCGATTCCGCCCGCCAACGCCGAGCGCGTGTGGTGCGAATTCCTCGTCGCGCTGGATGCGCTGCCGCCCGCCGCGCGCGCCGCGTTTCTGCTGTACGCGGTGTTCGAGGCGGGGTACGACGACATCGCCGCGCTGATCGGCGAACCCGCGCCGGCCTGCCGCGAGCACGTCGCGCGGGCGCGCGCGCAGACGCTGGCGCGCGTGGCCGCGCTGTATGCGCGCGAGGGCGCGGCGCCATGA
- a CDS encoding carboxymuconolactone decarboxylase family protein, with product MTQRLDYLKQAPELFKKFVDFSLSAKQTTIEPSIVDLINIRASQLNGCAFCLDMHVKEATIHGERPLRLHHLASWRESTLFAPRERAALAWTEALTQLPPQGVPDEIYDRVRTQLSEQEIVDLTYAVMTINAWNRINVAFRAVPGSHDKAFGLDKAQLA from the coding sequence ATGACTCAGCGTCTGGATTACCTGAAGCAAGCCCCCGAACTGTTCAAGAAGTTCGTCGATTTCAGCCTGTCGGCGAAGCAGACGACGATCGAGCCGTCGATCGTGGACCTGATCAACATCCGCGCCTCGCAGCTCAACGGCTGCGCGTTCTGCCTGGACATGCACGTCAAGGAAGCGACCATCCACGGCGAACGTCCGCTGCGCTTGCACCATCTGGCCTCGTGGCGCGAGTCGACCCTGTTCGCTCCGCGCGAGCGCGCCGCGCTGGCCTGGACCGAAGCGCTGACCCAACTGCCGCCGCAAGGCGTGCCGGACGAGATCTACGACCGCGTGCGCACGCAGTTGTCGGAACAGGAAATCGTCGATCTCACCTACGCGGTGATGACGATCAACGCCTGGAACCGCATCAACGTCGCCTTCCGCGCCGTGCCGGGCAGCCACGACAAGGCCTTCGGCCTGGACAAAGCGCAACTGGCTTGA
- a CDS encoding cupin domain-containing protein — translation MSVRSSIAVLALAALSPLAALAHGAAPARGHDAPAPVVKEIMTRALPDYPGKEALMLSVEYPPGGADPVHRHDAHAFVYVIEGAIVMGVAGGKEVTLKAGESFYEGPNDIHTVGRNASRDKPAKFVVVLLKDADKPALLPVP, via the coding sequence ATGTCCGTCCGCTCGTCCATCGCCGTACTCGCGCTCGCCGCGCTGAGCCCGCTCGCCGCCCTCGCCCACGGCGCCGCGCCCGCGCGCGGCCACGACGCCCCTGCCCCGGTCGTGAAAGAAATCATGACCCGGGCCTTGCCCGACTATCCCGGCAAGGAAGCGCTGATGCTCTCGGTCGAATACCCGCCCGGCGGCGCCGATCCGGTCCATCGCCACGATGCGCACGCCTTCGTCTACGTGATCGAAGGCGCGATCGTGATGGGTGTGGCCGGCGGCAAGGAGGTCACGCTCAAGGCCGGCGAGAGTTTCTACGAAGGCCCGAACGACATCCACACCGTCGGCCGCAACGCCAGCCGCGACAAGCCGGCCAAGTTCGTGGTGGTGCTGCTCAAGGACGCGGACAAGCCGGCGTTGCTGCCGGTGCCTTGA
- a CDS encoding RNA polymerase sigma-70 factor, whose product MDGALDTFTRLRPRLLGVAYRMLGSLAEAEDVVQDVWLGWNEADRAQVDDAEAWLVVAATRRSIDRLRRARADRARYVGLWLPEPVLTEDAPATPEDLQEAASDLSIAFLTVLERLAPDARAAFLLREVFDADYADIARTLDKSEAACRQIVHRAKSQLHEQRPRYRVPAQAHQRVMQRFVDAWNQGDLRAMTALMADSATLIGDGGGIVATFPEPMVGGARIAQLLFASTLRPQRGLRIELARINGRWGVLRYFNGELESAQAYDSDGERIVRVYVQRNPNKLRRIALGAAGLH is encoded by the coding sequence ATGGACGGAGCTCTCGACACCTTTACCCGCCTGCGCCCGCGTTTGCTCGGCGTGGCCTACCGCATGCTCGGCTCGCTGGCCGAGGCCGAGGACGTGGTCCAGGACGTGTGGCTGGGCTGGAACGAGGCCGACCGCGCCCAAGTCGACGACGCCGAGGCCTGGCTGGTGGTCGCCGCCACGCGCCGTTCGATCGACCGCCTGCGCCGCGCGCGCGCCGACCGCGCCCGCTACGTCGGCCTGTGGCTGCCCGAACCGGTGCTCACCGAGGACGCGCCGGCCACGCCGGAAGATTTGCAGGAAGCCGCCAGCGATCTGTCGATCGCCTTCCTCACCGTGCTCGAACGGCTGGCACCGGACGCGCGCGCGGCGTTCCTGCTGCGCGAGGTGTTCGACGCCGATTACGCCGACATCGCCCGCACCTTGGACAAGAGCGAAGCCGCGTGCCGGCAGATCGTGCACCGGGCCAAGAGCCAACTGCACGAACAGCGGCCGCGCTACCGCGTTCCGGCGCAAGCGCACCAGCGGGTGATGCAGCGCTTCGTGGACGCCTGGAACCAGGGCGACCTGCGCGCGATGACCGCGCTGATGGCCGATTCGGCGACGCTGATCGGCGACGGCGGCGGCATCGTCGCCACCTTCCCCGAACCGATGGTCGGCGGCGCGCGCATCGCCCAGTTGTTGTTCGCCTCGACCTTGCGGCCGCAGCGCGGCCTGCGCATCGAGCTGGCAAGGATCAACGGCCGCTGGGGCGTGCTGCGCTATTTCAACGGCGAGTTGGAATCGGCGCAGGCCTACGACAGCGACGGCGAGCGGATCGTGCGGGTGTATGTGCAGCGCAATCCGAACAAGCTGCGGCGGATCGCGCTGGGGGCGGCGGGGTTGCATTGA
- a CDS encoding XVIPCD domain-containing protein: MNAAVDSPTPAGVAPAGDPALLPRWYAGQGAALTQPTAYTALLPADGQWSRELVMRAFVADALQRNGLVVDEDTLDATVAAASAPGGAFADTAPAWKLQPGESREGRAAPPFQGYSLQVPAAAQAALTAYAKNWADQHDPHAPGSEEIPLAKLKGLAATAGKPDILETLDALDAAIKAGSAAQQAGKPLDAVALSAVLEFATRSGHEREAAKLLERYTAVKGITSGARELSHNAGRVFNGRDPVTGKALTADDRVNSAFDLLSGGFKLAGNLGSTALLMGAGNSGLVAGLIGVAPIGVAVVAFAAGAYQLIKHVREAILKPQWDEFRERFPFAEGLEPKQAISGVMRQVAGMPTDAGNALSTATRIVDGFGGNSETRDRFLAFLKQKVQPESLVDALASGQGLDKLTQQQAMQLAQATKGSTKEFLDLELNDVKRYIKDRDGERERGTYLLMASQQEAANRNTNKVGGAVEEGLRVAGILTSGANALNGQYLELLGKLKGVDLPNKLGEQQQKNLAAALVPAAREAGLSQVDHLIPSKDGTRVFAVQGDPNSPDRRMVALDVSKGSHQSIETSSKLAAHHAANAGGGQDPQQTQAPGGRGF, from the coding sequence ATGAATGCCGCAGTCGATTCACCCACTCCCGCCGGCGTCGCCCCGGCCGGGGATCCCGCGCTGCTCCCCCGCTGGTACGCCGGCCAAGGGGCAGCGCTGACCCAACCCACCGCGTACACCGCGCTGCTGCCCGCCGACGGGCAGTGGTCGCGCGAACTGGTAATGCGCGCCTTCGTCGCCGACGCCTTGCAGCGCAACGGCCTGGTGGTGGACGAGGACACCCTCGACGCCACCGTCGCCGCCGCGTCCGCGCCCGGCGGCGCCTTCGCCGACACCGCGCCGGCCTGGAAGCTGCAACCCGGCGAAAGCCGCGAAGGCCGGGCGGCGCCGCCGTTCCAAGGCTATTCGCTGCAGGTGCCGGCCGCCGCGCAGGCGGCGCTGACCGCCTACGCCAAGAACTGGGCCGATCAGCACGACCCGCACGCGCCCGGCAGCGAGGAGATTCCGCTCGCCAAACTCAAGGGCCTCGCCGCCACCGCCGGCAAGCCCGACATCCTCGAGACCCTGGACGCGTTGGACGCGGCGATCAAGGCCGGTTCCGCCGCCCAGCAAGCCGGCAAGCCGCTCGACGCGGTCGCGCTGAGCGCGGTGCTCGAATTCGCCACCCGCAGCGGCCACGAGCGCGAAGCGGCCAAGCTGTTGGAGCGCTACACCGCGGTCAAGGGCATCACCAGCGGCGCGCGCGAACTCAGCCACAACGCCGGCCGCGTGTTCAACGGCCGCGACCCGGTCACCGGCAAGGCGCTGACCGCCGACGACCGGGTCAATTCCGCGTTCGACCTGCTCAGCGGCGGCTTCAAGCTCGCCGGCAACCTCGGCAGCACCGCCTTGCTGATGGGCGCGGGCAATTCCGGCCTGGTCGCCGGTTTGATCGGCGTGGCGCCCATCGGCGTGGCCGTGGTCGCCTTCGCCGCGGGCGCGTACCAACTCATCAAGCACGTGCGCGAAGCTATCCTCAAGCCGCAGTGGGACGAGTTCCGCGAGCGCTTCCCGTTCGCCGAGGGCTTGGAACCCAAGCAGGCCATCAGCGGAGTGATGCGGCAAGTCGCCGGCATGCCCACCGACGCCGGCAACGCGCTGTCCACCGCCACCCGCATCGTCGACGGCTTCGGCGGCAACAGCGAAACCCGCGACCGCTTCCTCGCCTTCCTCAAGCAGAAGGTGCAGCCCGAGTCGCTGGTCGACGCGCTGGCCAGCGGCCAGGGCCTGGACAAGCTGACCCAGCAGCAAGCGATGCAACTGGCGCAGGCGACCAAGGGCTCGACCAAGGAGTTCCTCGACCTGGAGCTCAACGACGTCAAGCGCTACATCAAGGACCGCGACGGCGAGCGCGAACGCGGCACCTATCTGCTGATGGCCTCGCAGCAGGAAGCCGCCAACCGCAACACCAACAAGGTCGGCGGCGCGGTCGAGGAAGGCCTGCGCGTGGCCGGCATCCTCACCAGCGGCGCCAACGCGCTCAACGGCCAGTACCTGGAATTGCTCGGCAAGCTCAAGGGCGTGGATCTGCCGAACAAGCTCGGCGAGCAGCAGCAGAAGAACCTCGCCGCGGCGCTGGTGCCGGCCGCGCGCGAAGCCGGGCTGAGCCAGGTCGATCACCTGATCCCGAGCAAGGACGGCACGCGCGTGTTCGCGGTGCAGGGCGATCCGAACTCGCCGGACCGGCGCATGGTCGCGCTCGACGTGAGCAAGGGCTCGCACCAGAGCATCGAAACCAGCAGCAAGCTCGCCGCGCATCACGCCGCCAACGCCGGCGGTGGGCAGGATCCGCAGCAGACGCAAGCGCCGGGCGGCCGCGGGTTTTAA
- a CDS encoding monovalent cation:proton antiporter-2 (CPA2) family protein — protein MHGGGLDLALLFLLAAVIAVPVFRKFGLGAVLGYLAAGVVLGPYGIKVIADAEPVLGASEIGVVMMLFVIGLELSPSRLRVMRKPVFGAGGLQVILSGIALGALAMFGGGLGWKAATVVGLGLALSSTAVCLQLLSERKGLTADYGKLAFAILLFQDLAAIPLLAAIPLLGKAAGVEGLNWISVAKAVGAIAAVVFGGRVLLRQVFRIVARTQMPEVFTGAALLTVLGSAWILQTAGLSAGLGAFLAGVLLADSEFRHELESQIEPFKGLLLGLFFMAVGMSIDLQRVMNEPLTIGAIVLTLLSVKFVLLFAVGISAGGLDKRGAFQLSTVMALGGEFAFVVFNEAFKAKLLDDPTRDRLIAAVGVSMALTPLLMIAAQRLLDSKPAPKPKRPYDEITDDHHPQVLLAGMGRFGQIVARLLVAHRTPFIAIENSAEQVDFMRRFGNMVYYGDPARPELLRSAGAAQVKVFVIAIDDRDACIRTVRTIRRLYPKAKVFARARDRRHSWDLMDLGAEPMRETFHSSLKLGEEVLVELGADPATARDHVERFRELDERMLNAQYLVHDDEDALLQSARDARKELEELFEADRGEGMLAGMVDKQSTTVAGDNTTRH, from the coding sequence ATGCACGGTGGCGGTCTTGATCTTGCGTTGTTGTTCCTGCTGGCCGCGGTCATCGCGGTGCCGGTGTTCCGCAAGTTCGGGCTGGGCGCGGTGCTGGGCTATCTGGCCGCGGGCGTGGTGCTGGGGCCGTACGGGATCAAGGTGATCGCCGACGCCGAGCCGGTGCTGGGCGCGTCGGAAATCGGCGTGGTGATGATGCTGTTCGTGATCGGCCTGGAGCTGTCGCCCTCGCGCTTGCGGGTGATGCGCAAGCCGGTGTTCGGCGCCGGCGGCTTGCAGGTGATCCTCAGCGGCATCGCCCTGGGCGCGCTGGCGATGTTCGGCGGCGGGCTGGGCTGGAAGGCGGCGACCGTGGTCGGCCTGGGCCTGGCGCTGTCCTCGACCGCGGTGTGCCTGCAGCTGCTGTCCGAGCGCAAAGGCCTGACCGCCGATTACGGCAAGCTGGCGTTCGCGATCCTGCTGTTCCAAGACCTCGCCGCGATCCCGCTGCTGGCGGCGATTCCGCTGCTGGGCAAGGCCGCCGGGGTGGAAGGCCTGAACTGGATTTCGGTGGCCAAAGCGGTCGGCGCGATCGCCGCGGTGGTGTTCGGCGGGCGGGTGCTGCTGCGGCAGGTGTTCCGGATCGTCGCGCGCACGCAGATGCCCGAGGTGTTCACCGGCGCGGCGCTGCTGACGGTGCTGGGCTCGGCCTGGATCCTGCAGACCGCCGGCCTGTCGGCCGGCCTGGGCGCGTTCCTGGCCGGCGTGCTGCTGGCCGATTCGGAGTTCCGCCACGAGCTGGAATCGCAGATCGAGCCGTTCAAGGGCCTGCTGCTGGGCCTGTTCTTCATGGCCGTGGGCATGAGCATCGACCTGCAGCGGGTCATGAACGAACCGCTGACCATCGGCGCGATCGTGCTGACCCTGCTGTCGGTGAAGTTCGTGCTGCTGTTCGCGGTCGGCATCAGCGCCGGCGGTTTGGACAAGCGCGGCGCGTTCCAGCTGTCGACGGTGATGGCGCTCGGCGGCGAGTTCGCCTTCGTCGTGTTCAACGAAGCGTTCAAGGCCAAGCTGCTCGACGATCCGACCCGCGACCGCCTGATCGCCGCGGTCGGCGTGTCGATGGCGCTGACGCCGCTGCTGATGATCGCCGCGCAGCGCTTGCTCGACTCCAAGCCGGCGCCCAAGCCCAAGCGGCCCTACGACGAGATCACCGACGACCACCACCCGCAGGTGCTGCTGGCCGGCATGGGCCGCTTCGGCCAGATCGTCGCGCGCCTGCTGGTCGCGCACCGCACGCCGTTCATCGCGATCGAGAACAGCGCCGAGCAGGTCGATTTCATGCGCCGCTTCGGCAACATGGTCTATTACGGCGACCCGGCGCGGCCGGAACTGCTGCGCTCGGCCGGCGCGGCGCAGGTCAAGGTGTTCGTGATCGCCATCGACGACCGCGACGCCTGCATCCGCACCGTGCGCACGATCCGGCGCTTGTATCCCAAGGCGAAAGTGTTCGCCCGCGCGCGCGACCGTCGCCATTCCTGGGATTTGATGGACCTGGGCGCCGAACCGATGCGCGAGACCTTCCACTCCAGCCTCAAGCTCGGCGAGGAGGTGCTGGTGGAACTCGGCGCCGACCCGGCGACCGCGCGCGACCACGTCGAGCGCTTCCGCGAACTCGACGAACGCATGCTCAACGCGCAGTACCTCGTGCACGACGACGAAGACGCGCTGCTGCAGAGCGCGCGCGACGCGCGCAAGGAACTGGAAGAGCTGTTCGAGGCCGACCGCGGCGAAGGCATGCTGGCGGGGATGGTGGACAAGCAGTCCACGACGGTGGCGGGCGACAACACCACGCGACATTGA